A single Actinomadura algeriensis DNA region contains:
- the glf gene encoding UDP-galactopyranose mutase: protein MNVDLVVAGSGLFGLTIAERCAAELGLRVLVLDRRDHIGGNAYSEDEPETGIEIHRYGAHLFHTSNERVWEYVNRFTAFTGYRHHVYSRYRDRIYPMPINLGTVCEYFGRAFTPDEARALIAEQAAEVTDPANLEEKAISLIGRPLYEAFIRGYTAKQWQTDPRDLPPEIIARLPVRYTFDNRYFNDAYEGLPVDGYTAWLERMADHPNIEVRLNTDFFDLRDDVVGNVPVVYTGPLDAYFGHAEGELGWRTLDFEMEVANTGDFQGTPVMNYADEDVPYTRIHEFRHFHPERRDRYPADRTVIMREYSRFAERGDEPYYPINTPGDREKLRAYRKLAAAEDGVLFGGRLGTYQYLDMHMAIASALGMVDNRLRPHFAEGSRLMSGGVDE from the coding sequence ATGAACGTTGATCTCGTGGTGGCCGGCAGCGGGCTGTTCGGCCTGACGATCGCCGAGCGCTGCGCGGCCGAACTGGGCCTGCGCGTCCTGGTCCTGGACCGGCGCGACCACATCGGCGGCAACGCCTACAGCGAGGACGAGCCGGAGACCGGCATCGAGATCCACCGCTACGGCGCCCACCTCTTCCACACCTCCAACGAGCGGGTCTGGGAGTACGTCAACCGGTTCACCGCCTTCACCGGCTACCGGCACCACGTGTACTCCCGGTACCGCGACCGGATCTACCCGATGCCGATCAACCTCGGCACCGTCTGCGAGTACTTCGGCCGGGCGTTCACCCCGGACGAGGCGCGCGCGCTGATCGCCGAGCAGGCCGCCGAGGTCACCGACCCGGCGAACCTGGAGGAGAAGGCGATCTCGCTGATCGGGCGCCCGCTGTACGAGGCGTTCATCCGCGGCTACACGGCGAAGCAGTGGCAGACGGACCCGCGCGACCTCCCGCCCGAGATCATCGCGCGGCTGCCGGTCCGGTACACCTTCGACAACCGGTACTTCAACGACGCCTACGAGGGCCTCCCGGTCGACGGCTACACCGCCTGGCTGGAGCGGATGGCCGACCACCCGAACATCGAGGTGCGGCTGAACACCGACTTCTTCGACCTGCGCGACGACGTCGTCGGCAACGTCCCCGTCGTCTACACCGGCCCCCTCGACGCGTACTTCGGCCACGCGGAGGGCGAACTCGGCTGGCGCACTCTCGACTTCGAGATGGAGGTCGCGAACACCGGCGACTTCCAGGGCACCCCGGTCATGAACTACGCCGACGAGGACGTCCCGTACACGCGGATCCACGAGTTCCGTCACTTCCACCCCGAGCGCCGCGACCGCTACCCGGCCGACCGGACGGTCATCATGCGGGAGTACTCGCGGTTCGCCGAACGCGGCGACGAGCCGTACTACCCGATCAACACCCCCGGCGACCGCGAGAAGCTCCGCGCGTACCGCAAGCTCGCCGCCGCCGAGGACGGCGTCCTGTTCGGCGGGCGGCTCGGCACCTACCAGTACCTCGACATGCACATGGCCATCGCGAGCGCGCTCGGCATGGTCGACAACCGACTGCGTCCCCATTTCGCCGAGGGTTCGCGTCTCATGAGTGGAGGTGTGGACGAATGA
- a CDS encoding ABC transporter permease yields MTAHPTANHPAGHPGVTAPDGVPGVPAVPDGSGGPPANRASGRHRAGPVPPDSGLRPPGGGGGLRATVRHKYLLRLLVRRELRARYKGSLLGLGWSYVRPGVHFSVYFFVVGVFLGMDRAIEDFPIYLFSGMVLIHLFTETIHSTTRSVTGNAALIRKVFLPRELFPSASVLVSLVHFVPGMLILLSGAIVAGWRPTIGGLAAAVLGFAIILTLGLGLGLLCAAINVFFRDLEQVVDISMLVITWSVPMIYPWTHVQTHAPAWALDVYLSNPLVSAVSLFQKAFWLPGTRGDFALPPDLYLHAGISLAFSLLVFLAGRTAFARMQTRFAQEL; encoded by the coding sequence ATGACGGCCCACCCGACCGCGAACCATCCGGCCGGCCACCCCGGGGTGACCGCCCCGGACGGCGTCCCGGGCGTCCCCGCCGTCCCGGACGGATCCGGGGGGCCGCCCGCGAACCGTGCGAGCGGGCGGCACCGCGCGGGGCCCGTCCCGCCCGACTCCGGGCTGCGACCGCCCGGCGGGGGCGGCGGGCTGCGCGCGACCGTCCGGCACAAGTATCTGCTGCGGCTCCTCGTCCGGCGCGAGCTGCGCGCGCGCTACAAGGGCTCGCTGCTGGGGCTCGGCTGGTCGTACGTGCGGCCCGGAGTGCACTTCTCGGTGTACTTCTTCGTGGTCGGCGTGTTCCTCGGCATGGACCGCGCGATCGAGGACTTCCCGATCTACCTGTTCTCCGGGATGGTCCTGATCCACCTGTTCACCGAGACGATCCACTCGACGACCCGCTCGGTCACCGGCAACGCCGCGCTGATCCGCAAGGTGTTCCTGCCGCGCGAGCTGTTCCCGTCCGCGTCGGTGCTGGTGTCGCTCGTCCACTTCGTGCCCGGCATGCTGATCCTGCTGTCCGGCGCGATCGTCGCGGGCTGGCGGCCGACGATCGGCGGGCTGGCCGCCGCCGTCCTCGGCTTCGCGATCATCCTGACGCTCGGGCTCGGCCTCGGGCTGCTGTGCGCGGCGATCAACGTGTTCTTCCGCGACCTCGAGCAGGTCGTCGACATCTCGATGCTCGTGATCACCTGGTCCGTCCCGATGATCTACCCGTGGACGCACGTGCAGACCCACGCGCCCGCGTGGGCGCTCGACGTCTACCTGTCCAACCCGCTCGTCAGCGCGGTGTCGCTGTTCCAGAAGGCGTTCTGGCTGCCCGGGACGCGCGGGGACTTCGCGCTGCCGCCCGACCTGTACCTGCACGCCGGGATCTCCCTCGCCTTCAGCCTGCTGGTGTTCCTCGCCGGGCGGACGGCGTTCGCCCGCATGCAGACGCGATTCGCCCAGGAGCTGTGA
- a CDS encoding ABC transporter ATP-binding protein: MAASIVVDSVTKNFTMRHARSIKEMSVRALRRQPLADRFKALDDVSLTFAQGETVALMGLNGSGKSTLLKMISGVLSPDSGEVLVRGRIAGLIDVGAGLHPELTGRENVYLNGAILGMSKGEVERKFDQIVDFSGVERFLDDQVKFYSSGMFMRLAFSIAAHTEPDVFLIDEVLAVGDPPFRQKCIARIRELRGEGRTMVIVAHDVKMLTGLCDRGVTMERGRVLFDGPTEQAGRLIREARAAKRAAQAATAP; this comes from the coding sequence ATGGCCGCCTCGATCGTCGTCGACTCGGTGACGAAGAACTTCACGATGCGGCACGCCCGGTCGATCAAGGAGATGAGCGTCCGGGCGCTGCGCCGCCAGCCGCTCGCGGACCGGTTCAAGGCGCTGGACGACGTCAGCCTCACCTTCGCGCAGGGCGAGACGGTCGCGCTGATGGGGCTGAACGGGTCCGGGAAGAGCACCCTGCTGAAGATGATCTCCGGGGTGCTCAGCCCCGACTCCGGGGAGGTGCTCGTCCGGGGCCGCATCGCCGGGCTGATCGACGTCGGCGCGGGCCTGCACCCCGAGCTGACGGGCCGCGAGAACGTCTACCTCAACGGCGCGATCCTCGGGATGTCGAAGGGCGAGGTCGAGCGCAAGTTCGACCAGATCGTCGACTTCTCCGGGGTCGAACGGTTCCTGGACGACCAGGTGAAGTTCTACTCGTCCGGCATGTTCATGCGGCTCGCGTTCTCGATCGCCGCGCACACCGAACCCGACGTGTTCCTCATCGACGAGGTCCTCGCCGTCGGCGACCCGCCGTTCCGGCAGAAGTGCATCGCCCGCATCCGGGAGCTGCGCGGCGAGGGACGCACGATGGTGATCGTCGCGCACGACGTGAAGATGCTGACCGGGCTGTGCGACCGCGGCGTCACGATGGAGCGCGGGCGGGTGCTGTTCGACGGCCCGACGGAGCAGGCGGGACGGCTCATCCGGGAGGCCCGCGCCGCCAAGCGCGCCGCCCAGGCGGCCACGGCGCCGTGA
- a CDS encoding glycosyltransferase yields MSDPGTTGGAETEGGLRVLQRVVLPVDRDLDVLKLYVEGEIGRGAEAFAAEAAAEADGGEGGDIVGRRSVVVPVGRRVSFATYFNAFPASYWRRWTSVDEVFLRVRVRGQATVIVYRSSAKGHVSRVASVRVDSDDAHEETFRLTLSPFIDGGWYWMDVLAGERDAVLERADWCAEPGHVRQGRVSLGITTFNRPNFCVDQLVALAAAPEVLDVVDEIFVVDQGNQKVRDDERYAAAAEGLGHRLRLIEQPNLGGSGGFSRAMDETLRSGTSDYVLLLDDDVVTETEGILRAVAFGDFARTPTIVGGHMFNLFVRSQLHAYGEVIAKYRWWWEEAEHTHREHDFALPPVQTLDPAAKPKTSSGGLRKTPWLHRRVDVDYNGWWMCLIPTDIVRKVGLSMPMFIKWDDAEYCVRAGEAGFPTVSLPGMAAWHVPWQDKDDSIDWQAYFHERNRIVTALLHSPYERGGNLVKESYIISVKHALAMQYSTAELMLSAIEDVLTGPAHMHAGIRTKLADINAFRAAFPDAQNRPSHEEFPQVRNARPPKRGRTPKPPAGRVNVLATAMLGAVKQVRPVDPAAHGNPQTVIPHIDRHWGLLSKFDSALVSSADGTKVAWYQRDPDRFRRILKRTSLLHARLSREWPQLSAQYRSSMDELASPDAWRRTFEASEGPGGPDAPGAARR; encoded by the coding sequence ATGAGCGATCCGGGAACCACGGGCGGCGCCGAGACCGAGGGCGGGCTGCGCGTCCTGCAGCGGGTCGTGCTGCCGGTCGACCGCGACCTCGACGTCCTCAAGCTGTACGTCGAGGGCGAGATCGGGCGCGGCGCGGAGGCGTTCGCGGCGGAGGCCGCCGCCGAGGCGGACGGCGGCGAGGGCGGCGACATCGTCGGCCGCCGCAGCGTCGTCGTCCCGGTCGGGCGGCGGGTGTCGTTCGCGACGTACTTCAACGCGTTCCCGGCGAGCTACTGGCGGCGCTGGACGTCGGTGGACGAGGTGTTCCTGCGGGTCCGCGTGCGCGGGCAGGCGACCGTCATCGTGTACCGGTCGAGCGCGAAGGGGCACGTGTCGCGCGTCGCGTCCGTCCGGGTCGACAGCGACGACGCCCACGAGGAGACGTTCCGGCTGACGCTGAGCCCGTTCATCGACGGCGGCTGGTACTGGATGGACGTCCTGGCGGGCGAGCGCGACGCCGTCCTCGAGCGCGCCGACTGGTGCGCCGAACCCGGGCACGTCCGGCAGGGCCGCGTCAGCCTCGGGATCACGACGTTCAACCGGCCGAACTTCTGCGTCGACCAGCTCGTCGCGCTGGCCGCCGCGCCGGAGGTCCTCGACGTCGTCGACGAGATCTTCGTCGTCGACCAGGGGAATCAGAAGGTCCGCGACGACGAGCGGTACGCGGCGGCGGCCGAGGGGCTCGGGCACCGGCTGCGGCTCATCGAGCAGCCGAACCTCGGCGGGTCCGGCGGGTTCTCCCGCGCGATGGACGAGACGCTGCGGTCCGGCACCAGCGACTACGTGCTGCTGCTCGACGACGACGTCGTCACCGAGACCGAGGGGATCCTGCGCGCCGTCGCGTTCGGCGACTTCGCCCGCACCCCGACGATCGTCGGCGGGCACATGTTCAACCTGTTCGTCCGCTCGCAGCTGCACGCGTACGGCGAGGTCATCGCGAAGTACCGCTGGTGGTGGGAGGAGGCCGAGCACACCCATCGCGAGCACGACTTCGCGCTGCCGCCCGTCCAGACCCTCGACCCGGCCGCGAAGCCGAAGACCAGCTCCGGCGGGCTCCGCAAGACGCCCTGGCTGCACCGCCGCGTCGACGTCGACTACAACGGCTGGTGGATGTGCCTCATCCCCACCGACATCGTCCGCAAGGTCGGCCTGTCGATGCCGATGTTCATCAAGTGGGACGACGCCGAGTACTGCGTCCGCGCCGGCGAGGCCGGGTTCCCGACGGTGTCGCTGCCCGGCATGGCCGCCTGGCACGTCCCCTGGCAGGACAAGGACGACTCCATCGACTGGCAGGCGTACTTCCACGAGCGGAACCGGATCGTCACCGCGCTGCTGCACTCCCCGTACGAGCGGGGCGGCAACCTGGTGAAGGAGAGCTACATCATCTCGGTGAAGCACGCCCTCGCCATGCAGTACTCCACCGCCGAGCTGATGCTCTCGGCGATCGAGGACGTGCTGACCGGCCCCGCGCACATGCACGCCGGGATCCGCACCAAGCTCGCCGACATCAACGCGTTCCGCGCCGCGTTCCCCGACGCGCAGAACCGGCCGAGCCACGAGGAGTTCCCGCAGGTCCGCAACGCGCGGCCGCCGAAGCGCGGGCGCACGCCCAAGCCACCGGCCGGACGGGTGAACGTGCTCGCGACCGCGATGCTCGGCGCCGTCAAGCAGGTACGGCCGGTCGACCCGGCCGCGCACGGCAACCCGCAGACCGTCATCCCGCACATCGACCGGCACTGGGGGCTGCTGTCGAAGTTCGACAGCGCGCTCGTGTCGTCCGCCGACGGCACGAAGGTCGCCTGGTACCAGCGCGACCCCGACCGGTTCCGGCGGATCCTCAAGCGCACGTCGCTGCTGCACGCCCGGCTCAGCCGCGAGTGGCCGCAGCTGAGCGCCCAGTACCGGTCCTCGATGGACGAGCTGGCCTCGCCGGACGCGTGGCGCCGCACGTTCGAGGCGTCCGAGGGGCCCGGCGGCCCCGACGCGCCGGGGGCCGCGCGCCGATGA
- a CDS encoding glycosyltransferase family 39 protein — MTATPHDTPDTAPPESAAEPRRDGRAPRFLNGRLLNGRFLPLLPAALTLAVSLIGIRRPSLWLDEAATISMASRPYGDMFAVFDHLDLVHALYYTIMRPWVLAFGTGELAMRLPSALATAAAAAGVTVLVRRLHGTSAALLGGLAFAVAVQTSRWSAEARSYAMVAAVAVLATYLLVRAVEPDARRRWPWFAGYVPAVMALGFLHLHGVLLVAAHGATLLLIRAAPGIWARWLAASALAAAPLVPFALAARDQTRQVAWLPEPSWDVVWTQVVFVCGSRPLVLPVLALAVVGAIAGLRPPPGARSAVPSGARSAVPSGARSAVPLTAVAVPWLVLPTVLLLVVSMVGDPMFYYRYTVYTLPALGLLAGAGLARIVAVPSRRAVQGVVLAVAAAALVVPSLEAHDVIRREQSRPENMRKAANAVRNHARPGDAVVYLAGIVRWTAASYPDVFGRLDDVGMRVDPVTDANLKGRDVAPRDLTPKLARYDRVWVMNHRSLDPHGPIVDRRELAVQAAGPWREIRTWTFRGGWLVLFERTGPHRPPPRR; from the coding sequence ATGACGGCGACGCCCCATGACACCCCGGACACCGCCCCGCCGGAGAGCGCGGCGGAACCGCGCCGGGACGGCCGCGCCCCCCGGTTCCTGAACGGCCGGCTCCTGAACGGCCGGTTCCTGCCGCTGCTTCCGGCTGCGCTGACGCTCGCGGTCTCGCTGATCGGCATCCGCCGCCCGTCGCTGTGGCTCGACGAGGCCGCGACGATCAGCATGGCGTCGCGGCCGTACGGGGACATGTTCGCCGTCTTCGACCACCTCGACCTCGTCCACGCCCTCTACTACACGATCATGCGGCCGTGGGTGCTGGCGTTCGGGACGGGCGAGCTCGCGATGCGGCTGCCGAGCGCCCTCGCGACGGCGGCGGCCGCCGCGGGCGTCACCGTCCTCGTGCGGCGCCTGCACGGGACGTCCGCGGCGCTGCTCGGCGGGCTCGCGTTCGCGGTCGCGGTGCAGACGTCCCGGTGGTCGGCGGAGGCCCGCTCCTACGCGATGGTGGCGGCCGTCGCGGTGCTCGCCACGTACCTGCTCGTCCGGGCCGTCGAACCGGACGCGCGGCGGCGGTGGCCGTGGTTCGCCGGCTACGTCCCGGCGGTCATGGCGCTCGGGTTCCTGCACCTGCACGGCGTCCTGCTGGTCGCGGCGCACGGCGCGACGCTGCTGCTGATCCGGGCCGCGCCCGGGATCTGGGCGCGGTGGCTGGCCGCGTCCGCGCTCGCCGCCGCCCCGCTCGTCCCGTTCGCGCTCGCCGCGCGGGACCAGACGCGGCAGGTGGCGTGGCTGCCCGAACCGTCCTGGGACGTCGTGTGGACGCAGGTGGTGTTCGTGTGCGGCTCCCGCCCGCTCGTCCTGCCCGTGCTGGCGCTCGCGGTCGTCGGCGCGATCGCGGGCCTGCGGCCGCCGCCCGGCGCGCGGAGCGCGGTGCCCTCCGGCGCGCGGAGCGCGGTGCCCTCCGGCGCGCGGAGCGCGGTGCCGCTGACCGCCGTCGCGGTCCCGTGGCTGGTCCTGCCGACCGTGCTGCTGCTGGTCGTGTCGATGGTCGGCGACCCGATGTTCTACTACCGCTACACCGTCTACACGCTGCCCGCGCTGGGCCTGCTCGCGGGCGCGGGGCTCGCGCGGATCGTCGCCGTGCCGTCCCGCCGCGCCGTCCAGGGCGTGGTGCTCGCGGTGGCCGCGGCCGCGCTCGTCGTCCCGTCCCTGGAGGCGCACGACGTCATCCGGCGCGAGCAGAGCCGCCCGGAGAACATGCGCAAGGCCGCGAACGCCGTCCGGAACCACGCCCGCCCCGGCGACGCCGTCGTCTACCTCGCGGGCATCGTGCGGTGGACCGCCGCGTCCTACCCGGACGTGTTCGGACGGCTCGACGACGTGGGCATGCGCGTCGACCCGGTGACCGACGCGAACCTCAAGGGCCGCGACGTGGCCCCGCGCGACCTCACGCCGAAGCTCGCCCGCTACGACCGCGTATGGGTGATGAACCACCGGTCGCTGGACCCGCACGGCCCGATCGTCGACCGGCGGGAACTGGCCGTCCAGGCCGCCGGGCCGTGGCGCGAGATCCGCACCTGGACGTTCCGGGGCGGCTGGCTCGTCCTGTTCGAGCGCACCGGCCCCCACCGGCCGCCGCCCCGGCGCTGA
- a CDS encoding glycosyltransferase, whose amino-acid sequence MTAGPGRPAGSGVSVAAVVVTYERRELLAESLAALAAQERRPDRVVVVDNASGDGTRAMVRERFPDADLLVLPRNTGGAGGFAAGMARALAGSPRADLLWLLDDDTVPEPGALRALLAARDRTAGPDGPATLLASRVVWTDGRDHPMNTPRPKPRASAAEREAARSAGCVPIRSASFVSVLVDAAAVRERGLPVADYFLWNDDFEFTTRLLRGRRGVLCPDSVVVHKTRTFGGADADPGDRFYYEVRNKIWLFTGSRGLAPPERVLYAGSTVRRWSRTFAGSSDRAVLRRALVRGARAGLTGRPKPTADLLREIGVEVPLHDGDAP is encoded by the coding sequence ATGACCGCCGGTCCGGGCCGTCCGGCCGGGTCCGGGGTGAGCGTCGCGGCGGTCGTGGTCACCTACGAGCGGCGCGAGCTGCTGGCGGAGTCGCTCGCGGCCCTCGCCGCGCAGGAGCGGCGGCCCGACCGGGTCGTGGTCGTCGACAACGCGTCGGGCGACGGGACCCGGGCGATGGTGCGGGAACGGTTCCCGGACGCCGACCTGCTGGTGCTGCCGCGCAACACCGGCGGCGCGGGCGGGTTCGCGGCCGGGATGGCGCGCGCGCTGGCCGGGTCGCCGCGCGCCGACCTGCTGTGGCTGCTGGACGACGACACCGTGCCGGAGCCGGGCGCGCTGCGCGCGCTGCTGGCCGCCCGGGACCGGACGGCCGGGCCGGACGGCCCCGCGACGCTGCTGGCCAGCCGGGTGGTGTGGACCGACGGCCGCGACCATCCGATGAACACGCCGCGGCCGAAGCCGCGCGCGTCGGCGGCCGAGCGGGAGGCGGCGCGGTCGGCGGGCTGCGTCCCGATCCGGTCGGCGTCGTTCGTGTCGGTGCTGGTGGACGCCGCGGCGGTCCGCGAGCGGGGCCTGCCGGTCGCCGACTACTTCCTGTGGAACGACGACTTCGAGTTCACGACGCGGCTGCTGCGGGGACGCCGCGGGGTGCTGTGCCCGGACAGCGTCGTCGTCCACAAGACGAGAACGTTCGGGGGTGCGGACGCCGACCCCGGCGACCGCTTCTACTACGAGGTCCGCAACAAGATCTGGTTGTTCACCGGCAGCCGCGGGCTCGCGCCGCCGGAACGCGTCCTGTACGCGGGTTCGACGGTGCGGCGCTGGTCGCGCACGTTCGCCGGCTCCTCGGACCGGGCGGTGCTGCGCCGCGCGCTGGTGCGCGGGGCGCGGGCGGGGCTGACGGGCCGGCCGAAGCCCACCGCGGACCTGCTGCGCGAGATCGGAGTCGAGGTCCCCCTCCATGACGGCGACGCCCCATGA
- a CDS encoding HAD family hydrolase — MTTQEIGCPLLDNVHRIIADRACTVLSLDIFDTVLWRRVPRPADVFALLGARLRDAGLCPPWVTDATLRRMRIVAEDEARRGRDSLGTEVSLFDIWRAMPEAPFGGAPIERLVRAELDVERELTVVDLDIAALVKAARKQDITVILVSDTYFTEDHLHHLLDRPELGSMENVRIFRSNQHGSAKASGLWDIVLRDLGASPEQIVHVGDHEVADDEVPAELGIRTVHYRRLDDAFRDVLEREREPVEPFGDHAPDLDETHGDFGLTSLRAKAITSGASHSTSALDVAWRYGAAVLGPVLTGFAEWCATRAHETGTRRLFCSMREGEMLSRLINEAAAARGWDVEARPVWLSRFVTSIAGLDPFDTDAVHHFIRSGYRLTVRQALSVLELQAGDVPGLATELNTVIDNGDIAERVARALTETPHLCNRLAVTVTAARERMIRALRATGALDEPELTLVDLGWGGTIQRQLAKALRIAGVDVVPSGLYLATNTRAERLYVDGLRAEGYLAQAGHPAKVSDTVTRSPEIVEQCVNALCGSLIGFTEDATPVLGETADSPSQNAERRTVQDGALAFQRMWNRQVTSAEGGWPNLAHSQPARERLARILVSALESPTPDEAAVFGNWVHEDNFGSSQVTTLLPADLKPAVPYLAPGDLDDLHMRDSFWPALIAASDTGLGAMARAIADGALDADAFDPAGEKYETRLRYRTSDDRWHEEIRRRVRINHNGLSFARVAFEHHDTVDISIAIPGRPAIVRVDWIEAKVIAGGRRHEQVLRWDSPEDFVGLHYADCRYLGGNLMEFDTPYAAVWLPLARRAGAPVVSSAQITVAFAMLPQSMTGMAPRMPLDKHATRAARAARLSDRLREEYRTLGVKGVAAGAGRVARRKLGDAK, encoded by the coding sequence TTGACCACGCAGGAAATCGGTTGTCCGCTGCTCGACAACGTCCATCGGATCATCGCCGACCGCGCGTGCACCGTCCTGTCCCTCGACATCTTCGACACCGTCCTGTGGCGCCGCGTGCCGCGGCCCGCCGACGTGTTCGCGCTGCTCGGCGCGCGGCTCCGCGACGCCGGGCTGTGCCCGCCGTGGGTGACCGACGCGACGCTGCGGCGGATGCGGATCGTCGCCGAGGACGAGGCGCGCCGCGGCCGCGACTCCCTCGGCACCGAGGTGTCGCTGTTCGACATCTGGCGGGCCATGCCCGAGGCCCCCTTCGGCGGCGCGCCGATCGAACGGCTCGTCCGCGCCGAACTCGACGTCGAACGCGAGCTGACGGTCGTCGACCTCGACATCGCCGCGCTCGTCAAGGCCGCCCGCAAGCAGGACATCACGGTCATCCTGGTGTCCGACACGTACTTCACCGAGGACCACCTGCACCACCTCCTCGACCGTCCCGAACTCGGGTCGATGGAGAACGTGCGGATCTTCCGGTCCAACCAGCACGGCAGCGCCAAGGCGTCCGGGCTGTGGGACATCGTGCTGCGCGACCTCGGCGCCAGCCCCGAGCAGATCGTGCACGTCGGCGACCACGAGGTCGCCGACGACGAGGTCCCCGCCGAACTCGGCATCCGCACCGTCCACTACCGGCGGCTGGACGACGCGTTCCGCGACGTCCTCGAACGCGAGCGCGAGCCCGTCGAACCGTTCGGCGACCACGCCCCCGACCTCGACGAGACGCACGGCGACTTCGGCCTCACCAGCCTGCGCGCCAAGGCCATCACCTCCGGTGCTTCGCACAGCACCTCGGCGCTCGACGTCGCCTGGCGCTACGGCGCCGCCGTCCTCGGCCCCGTCCTGACCGGGTTCGCCGAGTGGTGCGCGACGCGCGCGCACGAGACCGGCACCCGCAGGCTGTTCTGCTCCATGCGCGAGGGCGAGATGCTGTCGCGGCTGATCAACGAGGCCGCCGCCGCGCGCGGCTGGGACGTCGAGGCCCGTCCGGTCTGGCTGTCCCGGTTCGTCACCTCGATCGCGGGCCTCGACCCGTTCGACACCGACGCCGTCCACCACTTCATCCGCAGCGGCTACCGGCTGACCGTCCGGCAGGCCCTGTCGGTCCTCGAACTGCAGGCCGGGGACGTGCCGGGCCTCGCCACCGAGCTGAACACCGTCATCGACAACGGCGACATCGCCGAACGCGTCGCCCGCGCCCTCACCGAGACCCCGCACCTGTGCAACCGGCTCGCGGTCACCGTCACCGCCGCCCGCGAGCGGATGATCCGCGCGCTGCGCGCCACCGGCGCCCTCGACGAACCCGAACTCACCCTCGTCGACCTCGGCTGGGGCGGCACCATCCAGCGGCAGCTCGCGAAGGCCCTGCGGATCGCGGGCGTCGACGTCGTCCCGTCCGGCCTGTACCTCGCCACCAACACCCGCGCCGAACGCCTCTACGTCGACGGGCTGCGCGCCGAGGGCTACCTCGCGCAGGCCGGGCACCCCGCGAAGGTGTCCGACACCGTCACCCGCAGCCCCGAGATCGTCGAGCAGTGCGTCAACGCGCTCTGCGGCTCCCTCATCGGCTTCACCGAGGACGCGACCCCCGTGCTCGGCGAGACCGCCGACTCCCCGTCGCAGAACGCCGAGCGCCGCACCGTCCAGGACGGCGCCCTCGCCTTCCAGCGCATGTGGAACCGGCAGGTCACGAGCGCCGAGGGCGGCTGGCCGAACCTCGCGCACTCGCAGCCGGCCCGCGAGCGCCTCGCCCGCATCCTGGTGTCGGCGCTGGAGTCCCCGACCCCGGACGAGGCCGCCGTGTTCGGCAACTGGGTCCACGAGGACAACTTCGGTTCCTCGCAGGTCACCACCCTGCTGCCCGCCGACCTCAAGCCCGCCGTGCCCTACCTCGCGCCCGGCGACCTCGACGACCTGCACATGCGCGACTCGTTCTGGCCCGCGCTCATCGCCGCGTCCGACACCGGACTCGGCGCGATGGCCCGCGCCATCGCCGACGGCGCCCTCGACGCCGACGCGTTCGACCCGGCCGGGGAGAAGTACGAGACGCGGCTGCGGTACCGGACGTCCGACGACCGGTGGCACGAGGAGATCCGCCGCCGCGTCCGCATCAACCACAACGGCCTCTCGTTCGCCCGCGTCGCGTTCGAGCACCACGACACCGTCGACATCTCCATCGCGATCCCGGGCCGCCCCGCGATCGTCCGGGTCGACTGGATCGAGGCCAAGGTCATCGCCGGCGGGCGGCGCCACGAGCAGGTGCTGCGCTGGGACAGCCCCGAGGACTTCGTCGGCCTGCACTACGCCGACTGCCGCTACCTCGGCGGCAACCTGATGGAGTTCGACACCCCGTACGCGGCCGTCTGGCTGCCGCTCGCCCGCCGCGCGGGCGCGCCCGTCGTGTCGTCCGCGCAGATCACCGTCGCGTTCGCGATGCTGCCGCAGTCGATGACCGGCATGGCGCCCCGCATGCCCCTCGACAAGCACGCGACCAGAGCCGCCCGGGCGGCGCGGCTCTCCGACAGGCTCCGCGAGGAGTACCGGACGCTCGGCGTGAAGGGCGTTGCCGCCGGCGCCGGACGAGTGGCCAGGAGGAAGCTCGGTGACGCGAAGTGA